From Streptomyces sp. GSL17-111, one genomic window encodes:
- a CDS encoding class I SAM-dependent methyltransferase: MSRFETMWDRFWTDLPQARGASPWDVDPTYVAHAHLHLFGSVLDPSRPVIDVGCGDGAQTVAIGQHFDRVIGVDVAPSAVERARKHHGAPGIEYEQLDLLKPEQAAALHDRIGDAGLYVRTVLHAFTPEELKLAAASLAHLAGDTGGAFFYELAPASRDFIVRQLAGEGVPAEKFGFVFDRVPLPVARKEGALQRELEEVGFEILSSAPIDYQGTVTAGGRHVNVPAFFVVARAGAAR, translated from the coding sequence GTGAGTCGTTTCGAGACCATGTGGGATCGTTTCTGGACCGACCTTCCTCAGGCCCGCGGAGCATCGCCGTGGGATGTGGACCCCACCTATGTCGCGCACGCGCATCTCCACCTGTTCGGCAGCGTGCTCGACCCGTCCCGTCCCGTCATCGACGTCGGCTGCGGGGACGGCGCGCAGACGGTCGCCATCGGTCAGCACTTCGACCGGGTCATCGGCGTGGACGTGGCCCCCAGCGCCGTGGAGCGGGCGCGCAAGCACCACGGCGCCCCCGGCATCGAGTACGAGCAGTTAGACCTGCTCAAGCCCGAGCAGGCCGCCGCCCTGCACGACCGGATCGGTGACGCCGGCCTGTACGTCCGCACCGTCCTGCACGCCTTCACTCCCGAGGAGCTCAAACTCGCCGCCGCTTCCCTGGCGCATCTGGCCGGCGACACGGGTGGGGCGTTCTTCTACGAACTCGCCCCGGCCAGCCGTGACTTCATCGTCAGGCAGCTCGCGGGCGAGGGAGTGCCCGCAGAGAAGTTCGGCTTCGTCTTCGACCGTGTCCCCCTCCCGGTGGCCAGAAAGGAGGGGGCCCTGCAACGAGAGTTGGAGGAGGTCGGTTTCGAGATCCTCTCCAGCGCCCCCATCGACTACCAGGGCACGGTGACGGCCGGCGGCCGGCACGTGAACGTTCCCGCCTTCTTCGTCGTGGCGCGGGCCGGGGCCGCCCGCTGA